A genome region from Ciona intestinalis unplaced genomic scaffold, KH HT001076.1, whole genome shotgun sequence includes the following:
- the LOC113475603 gene encoding uncharacterized protein LOC113475603 translates to MPSCVARLLQQQHKKKRLFRFSNTDPLRRNKWIVACKRKAKDGSDWNPTSKHTYICEDHFITGQPSLEECHPDFVPSVFNFRQMSEIEKKTKLDRYQRMSSRTTDITTTTKSETSIPAVDQPKTNDNDVDLENDKEVEAVQLNRLLLDEVGSLRSETKKLKQEIQNLRSKQFSYEMFRNDADKFKFYTGITCDVFDYIFNFISCNHVIWGYVNLLSQ, encoded by the exons atgccAAGCTGTGTAGCTAGGCTGTTACAACAACAGCACAAAAAAAAGCGCTTGTTTCGCTTTTCCAACACCGATCCATTGCGAAGAAATAAGTGGATCGTTGCTTGTAAGAGGAAGGCAAAAGATGGATCTGACTGGAATCCAACAAGCAAACACACCTATATTTGCGAGGATCACTTTATTACAG GACAACCCTCATTGGAAGAGTGCCATCCAGATTTTGTGCCTTCTGTATTTAATTTCAGGCAAATGTCTGAAATTGAAAAGAAAACTAAGCTGGATAGGTATCAAAGAATGAGCTCCAGAACCACTGATATAACGACGACTACAAAATCTGAAACCAGCATTCCAGCAGTTGATCAACCTAAAACTAACGATAACGATGTAGATCTGGAAAATGATAAAGAAGTTGAAGCAGTTCAATTGAATCGTCTGTTGCTCGATGAAGTTGGTAGTCTCAGAtcagaaacaaagaaattaaaacaagaaatacaAAATCTCCGAAGCAAGCAGTTTTCATATGAAATGTTTCGGAATGATGCAgacaaatttaagttttataccGGGATCACCTGTGATGTTTTTGACTACATctttaatttcatttcatGTAATCATGTAATTTGGGGCTATGTAAATCTCCTGTCGCAATGA